The region TAATGATGATTTAACAAATGCCGTAAAATATAAAGAGAAAATATTAAAAAATAGACTTGAAGAGATTGCACAAAAATTCAGTGATGAATTAGAAGTAGAAGTTAGAGGTAGAGGATTAGCCTATGGATTTGATATAAAAGGTGATAACTCAATAGCTTCAGATATATCTCAATACTCATTTGAGGAAAAATTAATTGTTGAAACTTGTGGGAGTGAAGATCAAATTGTTAAATTCTTACCACCATTAATTATAGATGAAGATACATTGATTGAAGGGTTAAATAGATTTGAAAAAGCTATTGAAAAATTATTAAAAGATAAAAAAGAAAAACTAACAGAGGAATTTTAAAAATGATAGTACGAGATATAAAAAATATTATAAATAGTGAAAAAGAGGTTCATGCACATGAAGGTCAATGGGTAAGTAGAAGAATGCTTTTAAAAGATGACAATATGGGATTTTCATTCCATGAAACAATTATTAAAGCAAATACAAAAACACACATTCACTACCAAAACCATCTAGAAGCAGTATATTGCGTAGCAGGTAATGGGAAAATAGAGGATCTAAAAACTGGAGAAGTTCACGAGATTTATGATGGTGTAATGTATGCACTAAATGAACATGATGATCACAATTTATATGGGGGAACTGAAGACATGAGACTTATTTGTGTATTTAATCCTCCTATTAAAGGAACAGAGAACCATGATGAAAATGGAGTATATCCTTTAGAAGATTAGAATATGAAGTATATTTATATAGCTAATTATTTATTAACTACTAGAGAGGATAAATTTGAGTTTATCAAATATATCCACTCTTTTAGAAGATTCAAAATTATTAATCAAAAGGTTGTTTTAAATGATAATTCACTTATTTTAGAATTAAGTGATGACTCTTCAACTAAAATTGCAAAAAAAACATCTGAACTTTTTTTTAAAAATAGAAAAAAAATAGATGTACATGTTATAGATAAAATTGCAATAAACAGTAAAGAGATGTATATATATAAGAATGACAAACTTTTTAAAAAAATCTACATATAAAACTTAAGAGTTATAAATCAATTAAAAATCAAAAGCATTCAAAAAAAATAAAAGGAAAAATAATGGATATTAAAGTTTGTAAATTTGGAGGTAGTTCAGTTAAAGACTCGTCCCAGATTAAAAAAGTTTTTAATATTGTAAAAGAAGATAAAAAAAGAAGGGTTATAGTAGTATCAGCTCCAGGAAGAGATGAAACTTATGATGAAAAGATTACAGATCACCTTTTAAATCTAGCAACGAATGGAATCCATTTTTTTGAACAAAAGATTCAAATTACTCCAAAACAAAGTTATGATGTTATTATTAATAAATTTAAAAAACTTTGTGATGATTTAAAAATAGAAAAAACTGGTATATTGAAAGATTTAAAAGCTGATTTAGATAAAAAAAATTTATCAGGAGTTAAAAAAGAAGCCTTTTTATTATCAAGAGGTGAACACTATAATGCAAAAATTATTAACGAATATTTTAAAATAAGTGGATTAAACACTAAATTAAAACTTCCAGAAGATTTTAAATTTATACTAAATGAAAATTTTTGTGATGGACAAATTGAAAATGAAACATATAAAAATATAGAAACTAATTTTTCATTTAAAGATGATGAAGTGTATATAATCCCTGGTTTTTATGGAGTAACAAAAAACAATGAAATTGCAGTGATGAGTCGAGGTGGTTCGGACTTAACAGGTGGAGAGATAGCTTATGCACTTGATGCTGATTTATATGAAAATTGGACCGACACAAATGGTGTATATGAAGTTGATCCACGTATTATAAATGATGCAAATGTTATACCTAGACTTACTTTTAAAGAGATTAGATTATTAAGTTCAAAAGGTTTCAATGTATTTCATTTTAATGCAATGTTAAATTGTAAAAAAAGCAAAATACCAATTAATATCAGAAATACAAATAATCCTTCAAATAAAGGTACAATGATTTTAAATGAAAGAGTTCCAATGGAAGATTTAGTTGGAATTGCTAAACTTGATAATATGGCTTCTATTCATATACAAAAAAATATGTTAGGGATGAGATTGGTTTTACTGCTGAATTATTGAGAATTTTTGAAGAATACCATGTAAATACTTACCATTATCCAACAGATAAAGATGATATTGCTATATTAGTTGATCAAGAAGACTTAAAAGGAAATATCAACAATTTAAGAAGACAAATTGAAAAAAGATTAAAAACAAATAGAATCACAGTTACATATAACCTATCTATAATTACTCTAGTAGGTATTGGTTTAAAAGAGAATGCTTTTGCCCTAGTAGATGCCATAACAGCTCTTAAAGACAATAATATCACATTTGAGATGTTTGATATGAGTCCTTCAAAAATATCGTTTCACATTGGAGTATCACAAAATATTGCTGATGCTGCTTTAAAAACACTCCATAATAAACTTATTAAAGGTAAATAAGTTTAAATTTAAGAAGAGAGTATCTCTTCTTAAATCTATTTAGCAGCTTTTGCTTCTTTTATCCAAGCATCAACTTTTGCTTTATTTTTTTCAATCCACATCTTAACATGTCTATCAATATCTTTTTCTTTTTTCTGACCATTTGCCATAAGCATATTTTGACCACTTACATCATTTACATCTAGTTTTACAATATCAAAAAGTTTTGAAATATCTTTATATTTCCTTACACTAGGATTTGAAACTATTTGTTGTGAGTTTACTGCAAATCCATAATCTGCTCCATTTGATAATTTTGTAGAGGCTTGATTTGGGTTAGCTGAATGTGTAACTTGTAAAAATACTACATCTTTACCAGGAACTAATTTCCCACTTACCCAATATGGAGTCCAAGTATAATATAAAATTGGTTTCCCTGTTTTATAATTAGCAATTGTATCTGCAATTAAAGCTGAATATTCACCTTGATTATGTTCAATTGTATCTCTTAAATCAAAAGCATCTAATTGATACTCAATAACTTTTTCACATCCCCAACCAGCAGTACAACCTGCTAAATCTGCTTTTCCATC is a window of Halarcobacter sp. DNA encoding:
- the proX gene encoding glycine betaine/L-proline ABC transporter substrate-binding protein ProX — translated: MLNKKIIVGALASLVVSTSLFATKVTAIKTSIAEESFQMKIVVNILEKMGYEVETTNDVSYDIAYQTIANNVKSDDVYFMAANWDPLHDGKITALGKEKFAKFSPYISGCAQGYLIDKKTADKYNIKYINDLKDPKIAKLFDLNDDGKADLAGCTAGWGCEKVIEYQLDAFDLRDTIEHNQGEYSALIADTIANYKTGKPILYYTWTPYWVSGKLVPGKDVVFLQVTHSANPNQASTKLSNGADYGFAVNSQQIVSNPSVRKYKDISKLFDIVKLDVNDVSGQNMLMANGQKKEKDIDRHVKMWIEKNKAKVDAWIKEAKAAK
- a CDS encoding aspartate kinase — translated: MDIKVCKFGGSSVKDSSQIKKVFNIVKEDKKRRVIVVSAPGRDETYDEKITDHLLNLATNGIHFFEQKIQITPKQSYDVIINKFKKLCDDLKIEKTGILKDLKADLDKKNLSGVKKEAFLLSRGEHYNAKIINEYFKISGLNTKLKLPEDFKFILNENFCDGQIENETYKNIETNFSFKDDEVYIIPGFYGVTKNNEIAVMSRGGSDLTGGEIAYALDADLYENWTDTNGVYEVDPRIINDANVIPRLTFKEIRLLSSKGFNVFHFNAMLNCKKSKIPINIRNTNNPSNKGTMILNERVPMEDLVGIAKLDNMASIHIQKNMLGMRLVLLLNY
- a CDS encoding ACT domain-containing protein; this translates as MRIFEEYHVNTYHYPTDKDDIAILVDQEDLKGNINNLRRQIEKRLKTNRITVTYNLSIITLVGIGLKENAFALVDAITALKDNNITFEMFDMSPSKISFHIGVSQNIADAALKTLHNKLIKGK
- a CDS encoding ectoine synthase; this encodes MIVRDIKNIINSEKEVHAHEGQWVSRRMLLKDDNMGFSFHETIIKANTKTHIHYQNHLEAVYCVAGNGKIEDLKTGEVHEIYDGVMYALNEHDDHNLYGGTEDMRLICVFNPPIKGTENHDENGVYPLED